CAAATTGTGGCGATTAAGGCTGACCCCCAAACATTCTCTGGCCCCCGCATTCCTGACCGTTTTTCAGCAATTCCTGCGGCTTCTTTCTGGGCCATCCCAATACGGGTTACGGCTGATCCCACTAAGAAATAAAACATGACAATTGTATAACCTTTCCAGCCCAAGGTTCCCCAGACAATTACCCCTAAAATCCAAGCATGAATATAGCCCCATAAAGTCAATAATTTTTTCGGGGAAATTAAGGCAAACGCCAACAAGCTGCTATTTGATATTATACCAATAATCCAAGGATTGCTCAAGGAAAATTCAACCATGATTTTGATTAATATATTTTTATCTTAGGTTAGCATAATCTACTTCTTTTGGCTAATAAAGCGGTTCCATAAGCGGCTTCAGTCTGGCGAGAAATCGTCACAGGAACCTTTAAATAATCTTCTCTAATTTTCGTCCAAGTTTGATTTTTTGCCCCACCCCCTGCTGTATAAACTTGAGTGACAGGGGTTGCTCCTAATTGTTGTAATTTTAGGTAGCCAAGGGCTTCAATTTTTGCCATACTTTCTAATAAGCCTTGCAAAAATATAATAGGATTATCGGGTTTTTGTTTAAGCTTTGGCGATAAATTAGGGTCATTAATAGGAAATCTTTCTCCTGGCTTTAAAAGGGGATAATAATCCAGATTTGTGGGTTTATTTATCTCAATTTTCTTACTTAAATCTTCTAATTTTTGACTATTAAAAAACTGTTTTAAAACAGCCCCACCTGTATTAGAGGCCCCGCCCGTTAACCATAAATCTCCAAAACGATGGCTATAAATTCCCGATGAACTATCATTAACAGGCGTTTGACTTAATAATTTTAAAACCAAGGTTGATCCGAGGGAGGTAACAGCTTCTCCAGGTTGCTTAACTTGACTCGCTAAAAATGCTGCTATACTATCTGTTGTGCCTGTACAAACAAGACAATTGGGGTTAAAATTAAAGTGTTTTATTATCTCTAATTTGATAGTTGCTACTACTGTACCTGGGGGCAAAACTTGGGGTAAAATTGAAGAAATTGGTAGGTTTAGTAACCAATCAGGATAACATAAATTTTCGACATCATAACCTAATTTTAGGGCATTATGATAATCACTAATTCCCAGTTTTCCATGTAATAAAAATCCTAACCAGTCTGCTTGATGAAGCAAATAACAAGCTTCTTCAAATATTGGTGTTTGCTGCCACCAAAAAAGTTTAGCTAAACTGGAAGTAGCACTACACACTAAATGACCTTTAGGCGCAATTTTTTCGATCTTTTCTAAGACAATCTTTCCCCTAGCATCATTA
Above is a genomic segment from Crocosphaera sp. UHCC 0190 containing:
- a CDS encoding FGGY-family carbohydrate kinase codes for the protein MLYLGIDFGTSGARAIVINEPEHIQFETHCLFAENQSNNLVNIWANTLDQLLYSIPVEIRQKISAIAINGTSSTVLLCDSQGNPIDDPILYNDARGKIVLEKIEKIAPKGHLVCSATSSLAKLFWWQQTPIFEEACYLLHQADWLGFLLHGKLGISDYHNALKLGYDVENLCYPDWLLNLPISSILPQVLPPGTVVATIKLEIIKHFNFNPNCLVCTGTTDSIAAFLASQVKQPGEAVTSLGSTLVLKLLSQTPVNDSSSGIYSHRFGDLWLTGGASNTGGAVLKQFFNSQKLEDLSKKIEINKPTNLDYYPLLKPGERFPINDPNLSPKLKQKPDNPIIFLQGLLESMAKIEALGYLKLQQLGATPVTQVYTAGGGAKNQTWTKIREDYLKVPVTISRQTEAAYGTALLAKRSRLC